One window from the genome of Podospora pseudocomata strain CBS 415.72m chromosome 1 map unlocalized CBS415.72m_1.2, whole genome shotgun sequence encodes:
- a CDS encoding uncharacterized protein (EggNog:ENOG503P3BR; CAZy:CE3; COG:O) has product MSRWLTTRLKRRVGMGDVESTIYENEARCNESSFGLLTFELIISDKVLRINIAVLFADPGYLPPGKQSIAIPPRAVLSPLPLFNHPNPTNRPPFTMKPSTITALLLPCVLSLSLPRQSHKTVRWMPLGDSITDYGCWRAWIYLRLQNDPDLYDSVDLVGSERAGEICDDSEFDRDHEGHPGFPAIQMANEGRVSEWLAMNPADVVTMHLGTVDIVRGKPRTEDLLRAYSTLVEQMRGRNPNMRIIVAQIIPLGLSAEKNEQVKDLNKAIPAWAASQNTTSSPIWVVDLFTGFDAEVDLYDGIHASSSGIQKIADGFYPALLTAIRYVQMSRGGAEFSVL; this is encoded by the exons ATGAGTAGATGGTTGACGACAAGACTAAAAAGGCGGGTCGGGATGGGAGATGTAGAATCAACTATATATGAAAATGAGGCAAGATGTAATGAAAGCAGCTTTGGACTTCTCACTTTTGAGTTGATCATTTCGGACAAAGTACTCCGCATTAATATTGCAGTTCTTTTTGCTGATCCCGGATATCTCCCGCCGGGTAAACAGTCCATTGCTATACCACCCCGAGCCGTCCTGTCGCCTCTTCCActcttcaaccaccccaaccccacaaACCGACCACCGTTCACAATGAAACCTTCGACAATCACCGCCCTGCTCCTTCCGTGTGTTCTGTCCCTTTCCCTGCCAAGGCAATCCCATAAAACAGTCAGATGGATGCCCCTAGGCGACTCGATAACCGACTATGGCTGCTGGCGAGCCTGGATCtacctccgcctccaaaatGACCCCGACCTCTACGACTCCGTCGACCTCGTCGGTAGTGAGCGCGCAGGCGAGATCTGCGACGACTCCGAATTCGACCGCGATCACGAAGGACACCCCGGCTTCCCCGCCATCCAAATGGCCAATGAGGGTCGAGTGTCCGAGTGGTTGGCTATGAACCCTGCTGATGTGGTGACTATGCACTTGGGCACAGTGGATATCGTGCGAGGAAAGCCGAGGACGGAGGATTTGCTACGGGCGTATAGCACGCTTGTGGAGCAGATGAGGGGCCGGAATCCAAATATGAGAATTATC GTGGCGCAGATTATCCCGCTTGGGCTGAGCGCGGAAAAGAACGAGCAGGTCAAAGACCTGAACAAAGCGATTCCTGCTTGGGCGGCCAGCCAAAACACCACGTCGAGTCCGATCTGGGTCGTCGACTTGTTCACTGGTTTCGATGCCGAGGTGGATTTGTATGATGGTATACATGCCAGCTCGTCCGGGATTCAAAAGATCGCTGATGGGTTCTATCCGGCACTATTGACTGCGATTAGATATGTCCAGATGTCCAGGGGGGGGGCTGAATTCAGTGTCTTGTAA
- a CDS encoding uncharacterized protein (COG:S; EggNog:ENOG503P0IQ) produces the protein MEDRTVVVYGEKDWKKDEIIETRIDLSYPVSPTDSDLSSLPSPLKEKADLEAQTTPEEESLRKRLGFIRYTALNVYRRLFTLAFIGNIIPLIIYLVRGAEPLDLVNASAINLAVCGLCRQPLVLNLLYLIFGSVPRSAPTTIKRLACRIFHLGGVHSGTGVASLIWYIGFAVTYTYQFNPATANPISIAVLALIYSVFALLLSIIVVAHPTIRRKHHDVFELVHRFANWGILALFWVVISLLGTQEPSLEKFLLNLPAFWILILLTAATIHPWLLLRKVTVTPEPLSPHAIRLHFDHTTVKFGQGIQVAKHPLKDWHSFACFPDRFDNVKDTALENTKFSCIVSRVGDWTKDTIVAQPTKLWKRGVPTYGFGYVFRMFSRIIVVTTGSGIGPCLSFLADENRPSMRVLWQTRSPLKTYGQRTLDLVSRMDQNPVIIDTSEKGKREEMLPQVLRLIKEFDAEAVCVISNPAVTKEVVFGLEMRGVLAYGPIFDS, from the coding sequence ATGGAAGACAGGACAGTAGTTGTTTACGGGgagaaggactggaagaaggatgagaTCATCGAGACCAGGATAGACCTCTCCTATCCAGTATCGCCAACAGATTcagacctctcctctctcccctccccattgaAAGAGAAAGCAGACCTCGAAGCCCAGACCACACCAGAAGAGGAATCATTACGAAAGCGCCTCGGCTTCATCCGGTACACAGCCCTCAACGTCTACCGCCGCCTATTCACCCTCGCCTTCATCGGCAACATCATTCCTCTGATCATCTACCTTGTCAGAGGTGCCGAGCCTCTCGACTTGGTCAATGCCTCAGCCATCAACCTCGCCGTATGTGGCCTCTGCCGGCAACCGCTCGTCCTCAACCTACTCTACCTCATCTTTGGTTCTGTCCCGCGTTCAGCCCCGACAACAATCAAACGCCTCGCCTGCCGCATTTTTCACCTCGGCGGTGTCCACAGCGGCACTGGCGTCGCTTCCCTCATCTGGTACATCGGATTCGCGGTCACCTACACCTATCAAttcaaccccgccaccgccaaccctaTAAGCATTGCCGTCCTAGCCCTGATCTACTCCGtcttcgccctcctcctctccatcatcgTGGTGgcccaccccaccatccgGAGAAAACACCACGACGTCTTCGAGCTAGTCCACCGCTTCGCCAATTGGGGAATTCTCGCCCTCTTTTGGGTGGtaatctccctcctcggcacaCAAGAACCGTCCCTAGAAAaattcctcctcaacctcccggCCTTTTGGATCTTGATCCTTTTGACAGCAGCCACAATCCACCCCTGGTTGCTCCTCCGCAAAGTAACCGTCACTCCTgaacccctttccccccacGCCATCAGACTTCACTTTGATCACACCACCGTCAAGTTTGGTCAAGGCATCCAAGTCGCCAAGCACCCTCTCAAAGACTGGCATTCCTTCGCTTGCTTCCCCGACCGCTTCGACAATGTCAAGGACACCGCCTTGGAAAACACAAAGTTCAGCTGCATCGTCTCGCGGGTGGGCGACTGGACCAAAGACACCATTGTCGCTCAACCAACCAAGCTGTGGAAGAGGGGTGTACCGACGTACGGATTCGGCTATGTCTTTCGCATGTTCAGCCGCATCATCGTTGTCACAACCGGCAGCGGGATCGGGCCGTGCCTGTCCTTTTTGGCGGATGAGAACAGGCCTAGTATGAGGGTGTTGTGGCAGACGAGGAGTCCGCTCAAGACATATGGGCAGAGGACGCTGGATTTGGTCAGCAGGATGGACCAGAACCCCGTGATTATCGATACGAgcgagaaggggaagagggaggagatgctgCCGCAGGTGCTGAGGTTGATCAAGGAGTTTGACGCCGAGGCGGTTTGCGTGATTAGCAACCCGGCGGTgacgaaggaggtggtgtttgggttggagatgaggggggttttggcgTATGGGCCTATTTTTGACAGTTAA
- a CDS encoding uncharacterized protein (COG:G; EggNog:ENOG503P1B0) — protein MGILKYLAVAGLVASTSSSSLPDVCTTAFVESSLPAPDFFPGLELIAGSVTAQPVTNFTAPPDSTHPGATGRDFCNVTFAYRHVGRPTDRVNLWLYLPSPAQFKKRFLATGGGGLSMTLGARGLATGLSYGAVSITTDAGFGGFDSDLSRVILYGNGAMNYDALIAYSYRAMHEMTVLGKELTRKFYNASNSTKIYSYFHGCSEGGREGMSQVQKYGTTFDGISVGSPAFRHPIFHYHGPLSQRKLNYFPSVCELSRITADAIAFCDPLDGKTDGVVARTDLCFARFNASSSIGNPYNCSAVPQLGQPPIAGTVSAKAAAVAAETWRGMYDSNNKLIHPFFAPSVEFGDSVTILNPATNQLEPFPNPLSPAVVNLLIKEVYSPTLPLDEVSPDIVREWVNDSMAKYLSGIYTLWPDLTPFKSNGGKMIFWHGEADAAIPAVSSTMYQDKVRKTMYPGLGVQQGYAEMSKWNKLFLVPGGGHCDPGTVDPLGVFKPNSAAWPTEVLKSLMEWVEEGKDFERLEGIVQGGEKKGEKEGICGFPLRPVWAGNNGSDGKGRGKGKGKGKGQQQSEDEEELQCVFDQQSFEFFTPKLDSFLVDAY, from the coding sequence ATGGGAATTCTAAAATATTTGGCAGTGGCTGGCCTTGTAGCATCCACATCCAGTTCGAGCCTTCCGGATGTCTGCACCACGGCTTTTGTTGAATCGTCTCTTCCGGCACCAGACTTCTTCCCAGGACTCGAACTAATCGCCGGTTCTGTCACAGCCCAGCCTGTCACCAACTTCACTGCTCCACCAGACAGCACCCATCCTGGCGCCACCGGTCGCGACTTTTGCAACGTCACTTTCGCCTACCGTCATGTCGGCCGCCCTACTGACCGAGTCAATCTCTGGCTCTACCTTCCAAGTCCCGCCCAGTTCAAGAAGCGTTTCCTGGCtacaggaggaggagggctgtCCATGACTTTGGGCGCACGAGGACTCGCAACTGGTCTCAGCTATGGCGCTGTCTCCATCACGACCGATGCCGGCTTCGGCGGTTTCGACTCCGACCTCAGCCGTGTTATCCTCTACGGCAACGGCGCCATGAACTACGATGCCCTCATCGCCTACTCCTACAGGGCAATGCACGAGATGACTGTTCTCGGCAAGGAGCTTACCCGCAAGTTTTACAACGCCTCCAACTCGACCAAGATTTACTCCTACTTCCATGGCTGCTCCGAAGGTGGGCGTGAAGGCATGTCTCAAGTCCAAAAATACGGCACGACCTTTGACGGAATTTCCGTTGGTTCTCCTGCGTTCCGTCATCCCATCTTCCACTACCACGGCCCTCTTTCTCAGCGCAAGCTCAACTACTTTCCCTCTGTTTGCGAGCTATCACGTATTACCGCCGATGCTATTGCCTTCTGCGACCCCCTCGACGGCAAAACCGACGGCGTAGTCGCACGCACCGATCTCTGCTTCGCCCGCTTTAATGCCTCGTCCTCGATTGGAAACCCCTATAACTGCTCCGCTGTTCCCCAGCTTGGCCAGCCACCCATCGCCGGCACTGTTTccgccaaagccgccgccgtggcAGCCGAGACCTGGCGCGGCATGTacgactccaacaacaagctcATCCACCCATTCTTCGCTCCCTCAGTGGAGTTTGGTGACTCTGTCACAAtcctcaaccccgccacGAACCAACTCGAGCCgttccccaaccctctctccCCGGCGGTGGTCAATTTGCTGATCAAGGAAGTCTACTCTCCTACCTTGCCGCTGGATGAAGTCAGCCCTGATATTGTCCGCGAGTGGGTCAACGATTCAATGGCCAAGTACCTTTCTGGCATCTATACTCTCTGGCCGGATCTCACGCCGTTCAAGTCCAACGGTGGAAAGATGATATTCTGGCATGGGGAGGCTGATGCTGCGATTCCGGCGGTTTCATCAACCATGTATCAAGACAAGGTCAGGAAGACGATGTACCCTGGTTTGGGCGTGCAGCAAGGTTACGCCGAGATGTCGAAATGGAACAAGCTGTTTTTGGTGCCTGGAGGTGGGCACTGCGATCCTGGGACGGTGGATCCTCTGGGGGTGTTTAAGCCCAACAGCGCGGCGTGGCCAACAGAGGTTCTGAAGAGTTTGATggagtgggtggaggaggggaaggattTTGAGAGACTGGAGGGGATTGTgcagggtggtgagaagaagggagagaaggaggggattTGCGGGTTTCCTCTGAGACCTGTTTGGGCCGGCAACAATGGAAGTGATGGTAAGGGCagggggaaaggaaaggggaagggtaAGGGGCAACAGCAAagtgaggacgaagaggagttGCAGTGTGTCTTTGACCAGCAGAGCTTTGAGTTCTTTACTCCTAAGCTGGACAGTTTTTTGGTGGATGCATATTAG
- a CDS encoding uncharacterized protein (EggNog:ENOG503P0GK), whose protein sequence is MDTGPDVRSSLSRPGNSQRPKLDKNSLDFALEREMGHSHMIQLVEQLTQQANEKLEIALHDSPTQNDSETFTKVFLKSLEGRLRCHIGSSIQRALRSVPGILTTPLPWPTHKAGINQSELDESFPTGFTHSDGARPRYQIGNLTQDALGESLRYSIGKAYESVASETARQTVNSTIETKETQPVQVSNDTKPHEFEPFVENTWNYASRSHDEKEC, encoded by the exons ATGGACACTGGACCCGATGTCCGATCCTCTCTTTCTAGACCAG GCAACAGTCAGAGGCCAAAACTTGACAAGAATTCGCTTGATTTTGCGCTCGAACGAGAAATGGGACATTCGCACATGATACAGTTGGTAGAACAGTTGACCCAACAGGCCAACGAAAAGCTCGAGATTGCTTTACACGACTCACCCACCCAAAACGATTCCGAAACATTCACCAAAGTCTTTCTCAAATCTCTGGAAGGGAGGCTACGTTGTCATATCGGAAGCTCGATCCAGCGGGCGTTACGGTCAGTCCCTGGCATCCTTACTACTCCACTTCCGTGGCCGACGCACAAAGCAGGAATAAACCAGTCCGAGCTAGATGAATCCTTTCCAACCGGATTTACTCATTCTGATGGTGCAAGACCACGTTACCAGATAGGTAACCTCACCCAGGATGCTTTGGGAGAATCACTGCGCTACAGTATTGGCAAGGCCTATGAGTCTGTAGCGAGTGAAACTGCTCGACAAACCGTGAACTCAACAATCGAGACCAAAGAGACACAGCCAGTGCAAGTTTCGAATGACACCAAGCCACACGAATTTGAGCCCTTCGTCGAGAACACGTGGAATTATGCCTCGAGATCTCATGACGAGAAGGAGTGCTAA